The proteins below come from a single Armatimonadota bacterium genomic window:
- a CDS encoding riboflavin synthase, producing the protein MFTGIIQAVGEVVSLQDGVLLIDAKDLDVEGLTLGESIAVDGVCLTLVSSPEHLKFELSPETISRTAFADLGAGSAVNLERAMQANDRFGGHIVQGHVDGVGEVVSIREEGNSFVYRFRIPSGRYVIEKGSITVNGISLTVVEPKGNEFDVWVIPHTLANTNLGRLTAGSKVNIEYDVVAKYLEKLAQPHLG; encoded by the coding sequence ATGTTTACCGGCATCATTCAGGCGGTTGGCGAGGTCGTTTCGCTCCAGGACGGAGTTTTGCTCATCGACGCGAAGGACCTCGATGTCGAGGGGTTGACGCTGGGCGAATCGATCGCGGTCGATGGCGTTTGTCTTACGCTGGTTAGCTCGCCGGAACATTTGAAGTTTGAACTCTCGCCGGAAACGATTTCGCGAACGGCTTTTGCCGACCTTGGCGCAGGAAGCGCGGTGAATCTGGAGCGAGCGATGCAGGCGAACGACCGGTTTGGCGGGCATATCGTTCAGGGGCATGTGGACGGCGTCGGCGAAGTGGTGTCGATTCGGGAAGAAGGGAACTCGTTCGTGTATCGCTTCCGCATTCCGTCGGGACGGTATGTCATCGAGAAGGGATCGATCACGGTGAATGGGATTTCGCTGACGGTGGTGGAGCCGAAAGGCAATGAGTTCGATGTTTGGGTCATCCCGCATACCTTGGCGAACACAAACCTTGGTCGGCTGACGGCGGGCTCGAAGGTGAATATCGAATACGATGTGGTTGCGAAGTATCTGGAGAAACTCGCGCAACCACATCTGGGTTAG